From Deltaproteobacteria bacterium, one genomic window encodes:
- a CDS encoding iron ABC transporter permease, whose product MNRGTGYLLAGGAAAVGALLLGLLFGAADIGLGSVAAILGRGMGLPVEPFWKPWQETVVLSVRLPRTLLALAVGGGLAVAGAAMQGFFRNPLAEPGILGVSSGSALGGVVAIYSGLAAWSVWMLPFMSFVGGMGAIWTVYALTARRGRVDTGILLLAGVAIGVICVAATSFIISVSLANWQVASQILSWTMGGLSGRNWDHLRMMLPPALAGVAVILVFARDLDALVLGETQAWAVGVDVPRVRLYLIAATAAVTGATVAVAGPIGFVGLVVPHMLRLSLGPAHRYLLPAAALWGGAFLAMADIGCRLVMPPEELQLGILTAVIGGPVFIWLLIRKRRGLGI is encoded by the coding sequence ATGAACCGGGGCACGGGGTATCTGCTGGCCGGCGGGGCCGCCGCGGTGGGGGCGCTCCTCCTGGGTCTCCTGTTCGGGGCCGCGGATATCGGCCTCGGTTCGGTGGCGGCGATTCTGGGCCGGGGGATGGGCCTGCCGGTGGAGCCGTTCTGGAAGCCGTGGCAGGAGACGGTCGTCCTGTCGGTGCGGCTGCCACGGACGCTGCTGGCGCTCGCCGTGGGCGGCGGACTCGCGGTGGCGGGTGCCGCCATGCAGGGTTTTTTCCGCAACCCGCTGGCCGAACCCGGCATCCTGGGCGTCTCGTCAGGGTCGGCGCTGGGCGGTGTCGTGGCGATCTATAGCGGCCTTGCCGCCTGGTCAGTGTGGATGCTGCCCTTCATGAGCTTCGTGGGGGGGATGGGCGCAATCTGGACCGTCTATGCGCTGACGGCCCGCCGCGGGCGGGTGGATACCGGCATCCTGCTGCTGGCGGGTGTTGCCATCGGGGTCATCTGCGTGGCGGCGACGTCGTTCATCATCTCGGTGTCGCTCGCCAACTGGCAGGTGGCATCACAGATACTGAGCTGGACGATGGGCGGCCTCTCCGGCCGGAACTGGGATCATCTCCGCATGATGCTCCCCCCGGCGCTGGCGGGCGTGGCCGTGATCCTCGTCTTCGCCCGGGATCTCGATGCACTGGTCCTGGGCGAGACGCAGGCCTGGGCGGTCGGGGTGGACGTGCCCCGTGTCCGCCTGTACCTCATCGCCGCCACGGCTGCGGTCACGGGGGCCACGGTGGCTGTCGCCGGGCCGATCGGCTTCGTAGGGCTTGTGGTACCTCACATGCTCCGCCTGAGCCTTGGCCCCGCTCACCGGTACCTGCTCCCGGCCGCCGCCCTTTGGGGCGGAGCGTTTCTCGCCATGGCCGATATCGGCTGCCGCCTAGTCATGCCGCCCGAAGAACTCCAGCTCGGCATCCTGACGGCAGTGATCGGCGGTCCGGTGTTCATCTGGCTCCTGATCCGGAAGCGGAGAGGGCTGGGGATATAG
- a CDS encoding GAF domain-containing protein — translation MEPSPDTTRLEAELRRKQHVIDSMREIGRALSSTLSTNTLLALIMDRTISLMDADRSTLFVVDHAKKELWSLIAQGENVKEIRLPIGKGIAGYVAATGETINIPDAYQDARFNPEVDRQTGYRTRNILCMPLRDHNENVMAVLQVLNKRTGPFTREDEELLDALGFQASISLQNSRLYADLEVRNAELRQTHAGLQQKMAELDMLFELERMISSAASLETLLDSVMERTTRFVGGQAGSILLIEEDTNNLFFKTALGDKAAEVKKFKVPVGEGIAGWVAKNGEPLLVSDAYLDDRFRRDIADAIGFPTHSIICVPLKAEGRTIGALEIINKNTDVSAGGTRAFDKEDVKLLTLISGQVAKAIHLTQLREREAKSQRLATVGRAVSGLIHDMQTPMTSIVGFVELMALQDTSDKDREEFAGIVRREVERLTQMIRAQLDFVKGKSDVLLKRVGLGTLINEIVYFLEKEFGEAGIRIETDLAYKGNIHIDESKIKRAIFNLAKNAKEAMPGGGKFMIRSRDDGSHIIIEFADTGSGIPADIRDKVFGEFVTHGKEHGTGLGLAQVKRTIDEHKGEIGFSSEMGKGTTFTIRLPKG, via the coding sequence ATGGAACCTTCACCGGACACCACCCGGCTGGAAGCGGAACTCCGCCGCAAGCAGCATGTCATCGATTCGATGCGCGAGATCGGCCGTGCCCTTTCGTCCACGCTCTCCACCAACACACTGCTTGCCCTCATCATGGACCGGACAATCAGCCTCATGGACGCCGATCGCTCGACCCTGTTCGTCGTTGACCATGCGAAGAAGGAACTCTGGTCGCTCATCGCCCAGGGCGAGAACGTAAAGGAAATCCGCCTTCCCATCGGGAAAGGGATCGCCGGTTACGTTGCCGCCACGGGCGAGACGATCAACATCCCCGATGCCTACCAGGATGCCCGTTTCAATCCCGAAGTAGACCGGCAGACCGGCTATCGCACACGCAACATCCTGTGCATGCCGCTCAGGGACCACAACGAAAACGTGATGGCGGTGCTCCAGGTGCTGAACAAGCGTACAGGCCCCTTCACTCGTGAGGACGAGGAGCTTCTCGACGCCCTTGGATTTCAGGCATCCATAAGCCTCCAGAACTCCCGGCTCTATGCGGATCTCGAAGTCCGGAACGCGGAACTCAGGCAGACCCACGCCGGCCTCCAGCAGAAGATGGCCGAGCTGGACATGCTGTTTGAGCTGGAACGGATGATTTCCAGCGCCGCCAGTCTCGAAACCCTGCTCGACTCGGTGATGGAACGCACCACCCGGTTTGTCGGAGGTCAGGCAGGAAGCATCCTGCTGATCGAGGAAGACACCAACAACCTGTTCTTCAAGACGGCCCTGGGAGACAAGGCAGCCGAGGTAAAGAAGTTCAAGGTCCCGGTCGGTGAAGGCATCGCCGGCTGGGTCGCCAAGAACGGGGAGCCGCTCCTCGTTTCGGATGCCTATCTTGACGACCGGTTCCGCCGGGATATTGCCGATGCCATCGGCTTTCCCACACACAGCATTATCTGCGTGCCCCTGAAGGCCGAAGGGAGAACCATCGGCGCGCTAGAGATCATCAACAAGAATACGGATGTTTCGGCCGGCGGAACGCGGGCCTTCGACAAGGAGGATGTGAAGCTCCTCACGCTGATCTCCGGACAGGTGGCCAAGGCCATACATCTTACCCAGTTGCGCGAGCGGGAGGCCAAGTCCCAGCGGCTTGCCACCGTTGGCCGTGCCGTCTCCGGCCTGATCCACGACATGCAGACACCCATGACCTCCATCGTCGGGTTTGTCGAGCTCATGGCCCTCCAGGATACCTCGGACAAGGACCGCGAGGAGTTCGCCGGAATCGTCCGCCGCGAGGTCGAGCGGCTGACCCAGATGATCCGTGCCCAGCTCGATTTCGTGAAGGGCAAGTCTGACGTGCTCCTGAAACGGGTGGGGCTCGGAACGCTGATCAACGAGATCGTCTATTTTCTGGAGAAGGAGTTTGGCGAAGCCGGCATCCGCATCGAAACGGATCTCGCCTACAAGGGCAACATCCACATAGACGAGTCAAAGATCAAGAGAGCCATCTTCAATCTGGCCAAGAACGCCAAGGAAGCGATGCCCGGCGGCGGGAAGTTCATGATACGCAGCCGCGACGACGGCAGCCATATCATCATCGAGTTTGCCGACACCGGCTCCGGGATTCCGGCCGATATCCGCGACAAGGTGTTCGGTGAATTCGTCACCCACGGCAAGGAACACGGCACCGGTCTTGGCCTTGCCCAGGTCAAGCGCACCATCGACGAGCACAAAGGCGAAATCGGTTTCAGCAGCGAGATGGGCAAAGGGACCACGTTTACCATCAGGCTGCCGAAGGGCTGA
- a CDS encoding ABC transporter ATP-binding protein — MTAHLLELNKVSFGYHDSPVVEEVSLSVRPSETVALIGPNGSGKSTVLQLAVGALVPWKGGISLCGDSLETLSRREIARRAAFVPQEAAVAFAFTVREVVGMGRFPYLGRFAVEGPEDIDRINLAMKVTETEHLAHRPVNELSGGERQRVFIARAIAQNPRLLVLDEPTSNLDLVHQLEAMRIVRGLAGEGRGVLLAVHDLALASRYCDRLLLVSGGKIAASGSPVEVITPENLSRYFGVRARVDRDSAGAGLQIVPLEAAG; from the coding sequence ATGACTGCCCATCTGCTTGAGCTGAATAAAGTGTCGTTCGGCTACCACGACAGTCCGGTCGTGGAAGAAGTGTCCCTTTCCGTCAGACCGTCCGAGACCGTTGCCCTGATCGGGCCGAATGGGAGCGGCAAATCGACGGTCCTGCAACTGGCAGTGGGCGCGCTGGTTCCTTGGAAAGGGGGAATCAGCCTCTGTGGCGACAGCCTCGAAACCCTGTCCCGTCGGGAGATCGCCCGCCGCGCCGCCTTTGTTCCGCAGGAGGCAGCCGTTGCCTTTGCCTTCACGGTCCGCGAAGTGGTCGGAATGGGCCGCTTTCCCTACCTCGGCCGTTTTGCCGTGGAAGGACCGGAGGATATTGACAGGATCAATCTGGCGATGAAGGTGACGGAGACGGAGCATCTCGCCCACCGGCCGGTAAACGAGCTGTCCGGCGGCGAGCGCCAGAGGGTATTCATCGCCCGTGCCATCGCCCAGAACCCCCGGCTTCTGGTGCTTGATGAACCCACGTCGAACCTGGACCTGGTGCACCAGCTTGAGGCCATGCGAATAGTCCGGGGACTGGCCGGGGAAGGGCGCGGGGTCCTGCTTGCCGTCCATGATCTGGCACTGGCTTCGAGGTATTGCGACCGGTTGCTGCTCGTCTCTGGTGGAAAGATCGCCGCCAGCGGCAGCCCGGTGGAAGTCATCACACCGGAAAATCTCTCCCGGTATTTTGGCGTCCGGGCCCGCGTGGACAGGGATTCCGCCGGTGCCGGGCTTCAGATCGTTCCGCTGGAAGCGGCGGGATGA
- a CDS encoding ABC transporter substrate-binding protein, whose product MRFAVILLLAAAFGTGVSWARSVRAPMVGASPLEGSRIEGSGYPLALTGPAGDMQVIPAMPQRIVSMVLLGDEILTEIAAPGRLAGLTYFSTDPVSSNCVDRVPPGVTLVDDDPEQILSLEPDLLLASAYTETSFVRFMAQSGIPVLYLSGYNAIDDVRRNLRLIALATGDVDRGEALVSTFDSRLEDVARRVAGLPRPRVLYFMGDSTTHGRGTTIDDIINRSGGTNVAATEAGINGVRRLAHEAAIALDPDVILLSRYGDGDDAVVRDRYLKNPDWREVGAVRTGRVYTILDRELINLSHHVASGVEGVARVLHPEAFTE is encoded by the coding sequence GTGCGGTTTGCGGTGATCCTGCTGCTCGCGGCGGCATTCGGAACAGGCGTTTCATGGGCCCGTTCGGTCCGGGCGCCGATGGTGGGTGCAAGCCCGCTGGAGGGGAGCCGTATCGAAGGCAGCGGCTATCCCCTCGCGCTCACCGGCCCTGCGGGGGACATGCAGGTCATTCCGGCCATGCCGCAGCGGATCGTGTCCATGGTCCTTTTGGGGGATGAAATCCTGACCGAAATCGCCGCTCCGGGGCGGCTCGCGGGGCTGACCTATTTTTCCACCGATCCGGTATCGTCGAACTGTGTGGACCGTGTGCCGCCGGGGGTGACGCTGGTGGACGACGACCCTGAGCAGATCCTCTCTCTGGAGCCGGACCTCCTGCTGGCATCCGCCTACACGGAAACCAGCTTCGTGCGGTTCATGGCCCAGTCCGGGATCCCGGTGCTGTACTTGAGCGGCTACAACGCCATCGATGACGTGCGAAGGAACCTCCGGCTCATCGCCCTGGCGACGGGAGATGTAGATAGGGGCGAAGCGCTGGTTTCCACATTCGACAGCCGGCTGGAAGACGTCGCCCGGCGGGTCGCCGGCCTTCCGCGCCCGCGGGTTCTCTACTTCATGGGAGACAGCACCACGCATGGCCGGGGAACCACCATCGATGACATTATTAACCGTTCGGGCGGAACCAACGTCGCCGCCACCGAGGCGGGTATTAACGGGGTCCGGCGGCTCGCGCACGAGGCCGCTATCGCCCTCGATCCCGATGTGATCCTGCTCTCCCGCTACGGTGACGGAGACGATGCGGTGGTCCGGGACCGGTACCTGAAGAACCCGGACTGGCGGGAGGTGGGCGCCGTCCGGACGGGCCGCGTTTACACAATCCTGGACAGGGAACTCATCAACCTCTCGCACCACGTGGCGTCCGGTGTCGAAGGCGTGGCCCGCGTCCTGCACCCGGAAGCATTCACCGAATGA
- a CDS encoding glycosyltransferase produces MAPPTVSVVIPVYNSSRTIPILVPRLNTVLMQAASQFEIILVNDGSKDGSWNEIVKCCGYLHSVRGINLSRHYGQHNALLCGIRAAAFDVIITVDDDLMFQPEDIPRLLGKLDLDKDVVYGTPDTVPQGWRRRLAEKFNGTVLRLAMNSEHASKASMFRLFRTRLRDAFADYQSPFVSLDVLLSWATTRFTHVAVTPNVRTTTAPQVPLGKLLVDALTLATSFNPLLLRLVSLKGFAVTGFGLVLFACALAGLIFSGHGLAGIALLAGVVVTALGMQLVATGIVGEYIARVHLRSMGKPSYLIREEAERLAQ; encoded by the coding sequence GTGGCGCCGCCGACCGTGTCGGTGGTGATACCGGTTTACAACAGCTCACGCACGATCCCGATCCTGGTGCCGCGGCTGAATACCGTGCTGATGCAGGCGGCCAGCCAGTTCGAGATCATCCTCGTCAATGACGGAAGCAAGGACGGGAGCTGGAACGAGATCGTCAAGTGCTGCGGCTATCTCCACTCCGTCCGGGGGATCAACCTGTCCCGGCACTACGGCCAGCACAACGCGCTCCTGTGCGGGATCCGGGCGGCGGCATTCGATGTCATCATCACCGTTGATGACGACCTGATGTTCCAGCCGGAGGACATTCCCAGGCTGCTCGGGAAGCTGGATCTGGACAAGGACGTCGTTTACGGGACGCCGGATACCGTTCCGCAGGGATGGCGCCGCCGCCTTGCCGAAAAGTTCAACGGGACCGTTCTCCGGCTCGCCATGAACTCCGAGCATGCCAGCAAGGCGAGCATGTTCCGGCTATTCCGGACGCGCCTGCGCGATGCGTTCGCGGACTACCAGTCGCCCTTTGTGTCCCTCGATGTGCTCCTGTCCTGGGCGACCACCCGGTTCACGCACGTCGCCGTCACGCCGAACGTGCGCACCACCACCGCGCCTCAGGTTCCGCTCGGAAAACTGCTGGTTGACGCCTTGACGCTGGCTACCAGTTTCAATCCGCTGCTCCTCCGCCTGGTGAGCCTGAAAGGATTTGCCGTTACCGGTTTCGGCCTTGTCCTGTTTGCATGCGCGCTGGCGGGACTGATCTTTTCCGGACACGGCCTGGCGGGCATCGCCCTTCTCGCCGGCGTCGTCGTGACAGCCCTGGGGATGCAACTGGTCGCCACCGGAATCGTCGGCGAATACATCGCCCGCGTGCATCTCCGGAGCATGGGCAAGCCGTCCTACCTGATCCGCGAGGAAGCCGAGCGGCTGGCGCAGTAG
- a CDS encoding (2Fe-2S) ferredoxin domain-containing protein: MPAPYQYHVFVCMNEREAGHRRGCCASRGAAEVLARFKEEVAKAGLVAMVRAQKSGCLETCEEGVSAVIYPEGVWYGRLTAGQVPEIVESHLKNGRPVEKYRMDFPRLYKAQGMA; the protein is encoded by the coding sequence ATGCCAGCCCCTTACCAGTATCACGTGTTTGTCTGTATGAACGAACGGGAGGCAGGACACCGCCGTGGGTGCTGTGCCTCGCGCGGGGCGGCCGAGGTGCTGGCGAGGTTCAAGGAAGAGGTGGCAAAAGCCGGTCTCGTGGCCATGGTCCGGGCCCAGAAGTCCGGATGCCTGGAGACCTGCGAGGAGGGTGTCTCGGCCGTGATTTACCCGGAAGGGGTCTGGTACGGCCGCCTGACGGCGGGGCAGGTGCCAGAGATCGTCGAGTCGCACCTGAAAAATGGCAGGCCGGTGGAAAAATACCGCATGGATTTCCCCCGGCTCTACAAGGCGCAGGGGATGGCCTGA